The following nucleotide sequence is from Patescibacteria group bacterium.
TTCTATATTGTTGATTATTTATTTGTCAAAGTGCTTTTTCTTTTTTTTATCTTGATACTCCAGTATAGCATACCTTAATAATTTTGTCAAGGGTGTTTTGACATACTTTTCTATGATTTATACTACTTTTGGCTAAGGTTGGCTTAAATAAAATAGTTTAAAAGTTATAAAAAATAGCTATTTTTCGTCAAAATATATTTGACACTATTTTTGTTTGGGTGTATAATATAAATATAATGCAAATCTGCCCGCCTTGACTTGCAAGGCGAGGCAGGCGAATGGATGCGAATCTACAAATTGCGAATATATTTTTGTTGATTCTAAACAAATTTAATACCTTTAGCTAATATTAGCAGAGCTAAGCTCGGCTTTGCCATTTAGGAGGTTATATGTATGAAACAACTTTAAAAAACCTAGGTTTAAACCAAAATGAAGCTGAAATATACGAAATACTCTTGGAATTAGGCCCCTCTACCCTTCAAGTCCTGAAAGGTAAAAAAACCGATCTTAGCCGAGGTAATATTTATAATACTTTTTACTCTTTGCGAAATAAGGGGCTGGTTGTTGAGCTGAAGCATAAAAAGAAGACCATATTTCAGGCAGAAACACCGGATAAATTGATGGATTTGTTGGTTCGTAAAGAAGAGGGGTTTTTGCAGGACAAAAAAATTTGGCGAATATTTTGCCAAATTTAAAATCTATGTATGTTTTGGGTACGGAAAAACCGCAGGTTAGATTTTATGAGGGGGTTGGAGGATTAAAAAAAATATATGATGATATTTTAGCGGAAGGCAAGGATTTTCAGTTTGTCCGTTCAGTATATGATCCAATTTATACTAAGGAACTTGAGCCAAAAGTAACCCGGCCCTTTGTAAAAAAACGGGTGGCCAAGGGAATTAAGGCCTATTCTATTACTACTGACCAGCCAAAAGCTTTACATGACGCGGAAAAAGACAGGGCAATGAACCATTTTCGGCAATGGGTGCCAAAAGAATATTATGACGCGCCGGTGGAAATAAATATTTACGGCGACAAAATCGCTTTTTTGTCTTTTGGGAAAGATTTGACTGGCGTTATTGTAGAAAACAAAAACATTGCCGAAGCAATGCGCAAAGTTTTTGTTATGGCGAGAAGAGGGGCTAAAGAATTTTATGAGGCGTCTAAGGAAAATATGAAAAATAATTAAACTCCGGAAGTCCGAATAGGATCAAAAAAGCGGCAATAACATGATTAAGCCGCTTTTTTAGCGGCATTTTACCGCACATATTTTTCTTTAATATATTTTTTTAATGTATTTACTATCTCCTTAAAAACATCAGCCTGGCCCAATTCCTTATAAAATGATTCCTTGTTGTGATAAAATTCTGGGCATTTTCGCTGTTCCTGATTGGCGCAATAATTACCAATCGATACAACCCGACCAAGAATTTGGTTGGCGCGCCCACTGTCTTCAAAAACACTGCCAAAATCTATAGATAATTTACCATCTGGTTTAGTATTGTCTTTACTTATTACATTGTCTCCAGTTTTATCGAATTCTAAACCTTCACGATCAATTCTAAAGGTGATGGCCTCTTTTCTTGCCTGGCTACTTAGCTCTTTAGGAATTGGCTCATTGCTAAAAAGGAAATTAATACGCGCTTCTCCGTCAAATTCAATATCCGTGTAATGCTTATTTGTGCCTATATCACGCAAATGCAGAGCAAAATAACTTCTGGCTTTATCTTTTTGGCGAATAACTTCAAAATTGTAAACAGAATAATTGGGCAGTTCCTCGTTATTATTAAACTCATATTTATAATCTCCGCTGTCAGTAAATAAACTCTCTAATTTATCTAAAAATTCTTTATAAGTATCAAAAGCTTCATACACCTCTTTGATATCTTTAACTTCTAATTGCTTCCCGCCATAAAATTCTGCCTTGGCCTGTTTATTGGTTGCGATTAGATGAGCGGTGTGTAACATGTCGGTAGCCCGCCTTAATAGCGCTTCTGGAAAATTATCATACAACTTCTGTTTAGTTTCTTCATCTAACCCACTTTCTTTGATGTATTTAGAATTTTTTATTTCACTCGCGAGGTTAGCAGTTCGGTCATATATCCGCCCATAAATATCAAAAAACTTATTAGCTTCAATCGGTGGCAGATTATCACCAATCTCAATTATTTTTTTAGCATTACCATCGCCGTATTCCATGGCGATAAAAGATTTTAGTCCATACTCTCCAAAAGTATTAATAAATTTAATAAATCTATCATCTTCCCTGAAATTCATTTTACTTGCGGCGGTGGCAATTAACTGCTGTTCTTTGAAACTAAAGTCTGCTAAATTTATTCCAGTCTTATCTGATATATGCTTTGATACGTTGATTATATTTTCGAATGATTCGTATTCTCCTACTCTTTGTTTAAATTCCTCATTTGATTCATCAGCCCTTTTATTGTAAATTTCTTCTTTTTCATATTTTTTAATATTGGCTTCGTTTTTTCCAACCATAGCATAGCCCTTGGACGATTTTCTGGCTGTTTCCCTGCTAATTAGACCAAAGGTCGCCACGAGCTTCCTTGCGCCTTCTTTATCTACTTCCACAATTCCGCCTAAATCATTAGCAATTTCAAACGCCTTGAAATTTCCATTTTTGGGATCATATTCACTGCCTAATATGTACCGAACCGAGTCAAACATTACCGTCCCTCTGGTATTTATTTTTTTGTCCACTCTTTCTGCCTCAGCTGTTGAGCTTGTTGACATTATCTCAAAATCCTCGGGTTTTAATAAGCCGGTTTCAATCAAATTTGGTAATTCATTCCTAACATAAGCGCGCGGAGTATTCATTGACTCTCCTGGAATGCGAGAATTACCAAACGCGCCATACCTTTTATAAATATCATTAGACGCTAATTTTTTATATTCTCCATCCTCACCCCTAATCATTAACTTTCCAGCTTCATCTCGGTAGCCGTCCATGTATGTAGGATGATAAATAAGTAAAGGCAATAACACTTCTCGGTAATCTAAATCTTCAATATCCCCATATCTGACACTGCTATAGTTTTGTATCGCTCTATATACGTCAAATAACGATAAGTGGAATTGACTGCCTTTTATGGATTCCATATCAAGCGCTTGCTCTTTGCTGTCTGGGAAATAAAATAACTTTTTTTCGTTTTCTTCTCCGGCTTCATAATCTTCTTTCGATATTGCTTTTACATCTTTAAAAAGTAAGCGCAAGGTCTTAGATATAGAACTGTCTCCAAGATATTTAGCAATAAAAATAGTGCCAAACTCTGATAAAAGTTCGGTGTCAGTATTTTGCTTTAAAAAATCTAAGTCAACTACCGTTTTCCCATCAGCCGTATAGCTAATAACCCCCAGATCCTCAAGCTTTTTATATGCCAATTCTTTAGCTTCTCGGAGATCTGCCATCTGTTCGCATTGTCTGTTAAGATCTTTTAAATTAGCGCCTGATTGCATTTTCTTTTCCAATACTCCAGCGCCGTTGCCTTTTCTTTGATTCAATTCCAACCGCAACTTTTCTAATTTATCATAATGCTCTTGCATTTTTGCAAGCAGTTCTTTGTCGCTCATTTCTTGATTTTCATTTACGTTAATTTCGGTATCTTCTTGAAGTGTCCTTTTATCGGATAATTCATGATCACCTTCAATTTGTGGTGTTAATGTTTCTTTCAACATAATAATATCAATAAATAAAAATTATTTTCTTATTTTACTTTATCATTTCCCGACCAAAAAATCAATCAAAAAACTCGCTTCCAAAGCGGGTTTTATTATAATAACTTTTTCCAACAGCTCAAACTAATCCAGTTAAAAATTTGTCAGCGCTGATTATACGAACCTTGTCTTGCCAAAAATCGATGTCAGGATTTTTAACTAATTGATACGTAAAAGGAATGTTGAGTTTTTCCATGAAATATTTTAGATGTTTTGAGGGCTTTTGGTCTGATAATTTTACTTCTACGGCAAACCAGGGTTTTTTGTTAACAGCGACTAAAAAATCCACTTCTCGGGCTTCAATATCGCGCAGGAAAAATAATTCAACTTTATACCCCTGGGAATCATAGAGGAAATGAGATAATTTTAAAAGATGGGAAGCAATCATGTTCTCCAGTCTGGCTCCTTCATCTTTTACTTGAGACCAATCCCATAAATACATTTTTGGTTCTTTGCGCAATGATTTGATGAGTTTGGCAGAGAAGGGATAAATTCTAAAATGATAATAAAATTTTTCTAAAATATCCACCCAAAGGGCAATGGTTTTATGGGTTACTTCCAAATCTTCTCGCAAAGCGTTTAATGATAAGAGAGCGCCGACTTTGTCAGGTAAAATTTCTACTAATACTTGGAGAGCTGATAAATCACGTACTGATTCAATATCTCGAATATCTTCTTTAACTAATCTATCTACACGTTCGTTATGAAAGCGACGTAATGTTTTATAATCTTTTTTAATAAAAGGTTCTGGAAAACCGCCAAAGGTTAATAAGTCCTCAAAAGTCTTAGCTGTGTCTTTCTTAATGTCAGGAAAAGATAATTCTTTGAATATTTTCAATCTTGGTTTAATTAACAGGCTTTCAGCTAAAGAAAAGGGGTGGAGACGGTAATAGTGATACCGACCCATGAGAGAATCTCCGCCTTTGCGGTATAAATCAAGACGAGCACTGCCAGTAACTAGAATATGGAATTTATTTTTGTATTTGTCAAACTCGCCCTTGATGTAATTTTTCCATTGTTTGTATTTATGGATTTCGTCAAAAATAATCAGGGTTGATTCAGCCCTAAATTTACCCTCTATGATGACTTTTCGGTCCTCACGATTATCCCAATTAAGATAAGTATATTTTTTATAATCGTTTTCACCAATATACTTTGCTAAAGTGGTTTTACCCACTTGTCTTGGACCGCCAACAAAAACCATTTTGGCTTTTAAGTCGGAAGTTACGGTGGGTTGGAGATATCTTAATTTTATCATAGAACTTTTATGAAAAGTTAATTCCTATATATTATACCAAAGTCAAAAAAAATGTCAAGAATTTTCTACTTGGGTAGAAAATGTCGGATTTACCCTGAACCTAAGATGGTTCAGGGTTTATTATTTTACAGCCTCTTCGCCTTTTTAATCTCAATCTTATCTCCAGCTCCCAAGATTACCACATCCCGGCGGCCAACTTCGCCTTGCAAGATTACCTTGGCCAAAGCATTGGATACCCGTTCTTGGATTACGCGGCGCAAGGGACGGGCGCCGAATTGGGGATCAAAACCTGCTTCCGCTAATTCTTTAACTGCGTCTGGAGTTACTTCCAGGCTGATACCTTTTGTTTGCATTTGGACTTGCACCTCGGCTAGCAAAAGACTGGCTATCTGTTCTATTTCTGTTCGGCTTAAAGGTTTAAAAACAATAATATCATCAAAACGATTTAAAAATTCTGGCCTAAAATATGTTTTTAGTTCTTGTTCTAAAAGGCCTCGTTTAATGGTTTCATAGACAGATCCGGCTCTCATTTGATCTTGGATATACTGGGAACCAGCATTGGAAGTGGCGATTAAAATGATATTGGTAAAATCAATAGTCCGGCCAAAAGCATCAGTTAGCCGGCCATCATCCATCACCTGCAAGAAAACATTCAAAATATCCGGATGAGCTTTTTCTATCTCGTCCAAAAGCAACAAAGAAAAGGGGGTTTGCCGCACCGCTTCGGTTAAAAATCCAGGAGTTTTGGTGCCGACATCCCCGATTAAACGCTCAATGCTTGTTTGCTCTTGATATTCAGACATGTCTAAGCGAATCATATTTTTCTCCGAGCCAAAATAAACACTAGCCACAATCTTTGAGAGCTGGGTTTTACCCACACCAGTTGGCCCCAAAAAAAGCAAATTGGCAATAGGACGTTTTATGTCCCTAATCTGGGCCCGAGCTCGGCGCAGGGCCGAGGCCGCCGCTTTAACAGCCGGCTCTTGATCAACCATTCGCTCATGAATTTTTTCTTCCAAATGTAAAAGTTTAACTGATTCCTTTTCTGTAATTTTAGTAACCGGAATATTTGTCCGCTCACTAATAATTTTAGCGATGTCTTCTTTTTGAACAATTCCATCTTTACCCCGATTTTTGCGAACCGCCACTGCCGCTTGTTCCAGAATCGTGATGGCTTTCTCTGGCAAATAGCGATCATGAATGTAGCGATCTGCGAACTTAATGGTTTCTGCAATAGAATCATAAGAAAAAAATATTTGCTGGCGATACTCTATCGAGCCGCTTTTTACTTCTAATATCTGAATGGCTTGATTACCTTTGGGCTCAGAAATTTGCACTTTCTCCAATGCTTCATCCAAGGCTGTGCCCTCAAGATAACGACGATAATCAGCCGGAGTGGTGGTGGCTAAAACAATAACACCTTGGGACTTCAAAATTTGCGCTAATATCTCTGAAATATCCAGCTCTCCCTGGGTAGTCTGGATGCCAATCATATTATGAATATCGCCAATAAAAAGAATAATATTGCCAGAGCGCCTGACTTCACTAATAACTGCGGCTACCCGCTCCTCTACTGAACCGGTCTTGGAAGCGCCAGCAACCAGCGCGCTAAGGCTTAGACTCACCAAACGTTTATCTTCTAAAATCTTTGGCACTTCTTCGGTCACCATCCTTTGAGCAATACCCTCAATAATAGTTGTTCGTCCTGTGCCGGGATTACCGATTAAAAGCACCCCCCCATTTTTTGTTTCTAAAATACTAAAAATGTCTTCAGTCTCCTTGTCCCTGGCGACACATGCGCCTAAATATCCGTTGCGAGCCAATAAGGTTAAATCCTGACCAAGGGTATCAAGCATTGGAGTGGCAATGGCAGTCATTGCTCGATTCATGGCTCCTTTTGGTTTAAGTTGGGCTAAAAAGCTAAACCTTTTTCGTTTCTTTGCTAATTCCTCTTGGGTTTCAATCCAAACCACAACATTACGCAACTTATCTTCGTTAATCTCTAAATCATAGAGAACCTCGTAAGTCGGGGTTTCCAACAAGGCGCAACTAATTAATACATCAAATAAGTTAACTTTCCTGTGTCTCTTTTCTAAAGCAACCACGTAAGATTGAAGCAAAATTTGCTTAAACCTCAAGGAAAGTTCAGGCTCAATTAAAGCGCCTTTGTCAACAAAAAAACTTAAAAAGGCCTGGCTAATTCTATCCTTCAAGGATTGCAAAGGAATGCCCAAACGACCAAAAATCAAAGCTGTTTTACTAAAACCAAGACTGGCACCCAATAAATGCAAAGGTTCAACCTCTCGATGTTTGAGTTTCTCTGCCATTTGCCAAGCTTTTTCAATGGCCTTAAGGGCTTCGGCATTAAAAGAATGCGAAATATCAATTTTTAATTTGTTGCCGAATTGATTGGCGTCCTCCCAAGACAAGGGGGCCGCTGTTTTCTCGGCAATTTGTGCTGTCAAAACATTTCTTTTGCCAGGCTCTTTCTTGCCTGCTAAACGATAATAAATATACAAATCTACCCAAGCTGAAAACCAAAAAACTAAAAGCTCTGGGTGTTTTTCGTGGAACAAGCTATCAAAGATAAACCCATAGTCCCTAACCTTAAGGAAAAATTGAAGCAAGAAAAATAACCCAAGCAATCCAATGAGCAACAAAACTCCGCTAAAAACCTTATTGATAATGTCGGAAATCCGTCTCTGCCAAATATCTCGATTATTTATCTTTTTACCCCAATACAAAAGGCGGCCAGCGGTCCAAGAGTAAACGCCATGACCATTACAGGATAGGCACGGCCCAATACCAAGCTGGCCCTTGCCTTGGCAGGCCGGACAAATGAGGAAGGTGGGTTTTGAGGATGATTGTTCCATTTGTAAATTTTTAAATCTCTAATATTAACTTTTAACAATTAAGCGGGCAATAACCAAGATGCAAGATGCCCTTCGACCCGGCTCGGGGCGGGCAAGTTCCAAGAAAATTTCAAGATACAAATTACAAATGGTTTGAAATTTGGAGCTTGTATCCTTGTATCCTTGTATCTTGCCTAGAAGTCTATTTAAAATTTGAAATAAGTCTTTACCCTTTTTTCTTATGTTCCGTTTTTTCAGCAAGTTGTCTAAATGAATTTTTTCCAAAGGTATTTTTAATCAAATGGGCAATACCTATCATCCTGCCGGTAAATGCAGCTTTTACAAAAAGTCGAAATACATCTTCCGGCGAAGCAAATTGAGTTTTATTTTTTTCGTATATTGCATTTATCAAGGATGAAAGCTCTTTCCGCTCGGGTTGATACTCATACTCTTTTATCGTTGTTTCCCATTCCTCGCTAGATATCTGCACTGTCCTCACAGATCCGATTTCTTCAGTATCATTATCTGGATTTTCTATTTTTACTGCGGCAATATATTCTTCACGTTTTTTAATCGCACGAGACAAGGATGGCATCTTATTAAAATACTTGCGATCAAATCTCTTGGTCAGTTCTTCTGTTATGGCCTCATTGAGATCGTGAAAATATCTCCTGCCGTTTTTATCCAAAATCGTTAGACCAACGCGCCTTAATGTAAGCCTTAATGTAGGATCATTGTCCTTAGCCGTAAATGAAATAAAACTGTTAGCGTGCAAACTTTCATGCGCTACGTCTTCTGCAAACGTTAAATCATTATCGTTATCAAACACAACACTTCCCTGTTCTGGCTCCATATAAAATCCTCCTGCTTTCTCTGGGATACCAAGTGTCTTTTTTTGGTCTGCAGACAAAGAAGCTTCATTTACAACATGAATATGGTTGGGGGTTAAGTTTAAAGATTCTATCTCATATTCACTTAAAAATTCTGGGAGTTTAATAAGTATGTCCTGTATAATTTGCATTTCTCTTTCTGTTTTTTCATGTTCAATAGGCAATTTTTCCTGTTTTTGAAAAATCCCTTTTGCCTCTTCTGATATTCTATTTTCTTCGCTTTCCGAAAGATTGACAATTCTATTAACAGCAGATTCTCTTTCTTTATGATTGTTTTCATTTTCTGAATTAAATCCTTTTTCAAAATTTTTCATGTATTTGCAGTTTAAAAAATTTGCTTGAATAATCTTTCTGCGATAGCGATGGCCGAAAAGAATTTATTTAGTAGTTAATGTACCTGTATGTGAAAAATCCGGCATCGTTTTAAACAATCAGTTCGTTGGGCTTCCAATACAATTAATGTGTCGAGTTAAATGCTATATTAGCAATAGCGAAATTTGAGTAAAAAATTTTTGCTCAGTGTTGAGGTTTAATTATTAGTTATTTTTTGATGTTCGTTTTTAGCTATTGGTGATTATATAATTTGCCTAATAATCATATAAATAACAAATGGCGGCAAGACAAGCCACAAGAGAAACAACGTTAATACCACACAAAGCCAGAGGATCATCAAAATAGTCCTGGCGATTATTTGAAGCAAACGGACAAAAAAACTAATAAGCCGGCCTTCCCAAGAATAATCGCCAAACATCGGCCTGAACAAGTTAGCCAGCCAAACTTTTAACCCAACGGCCCGCAAACCCAGTTTAAGCTGCCGAATAAAAAACTTGCCAGCGCGCTGGACGCCAGCCGTGTACCACCATACAGGAAATTTAACCAAATCAAAAAGAATGTCTAGAGTAACATATTTAATTGTGCCAACAGTGAGGCTTCTAACCATAGTTTAAAGAAACTAAGAAATAGAGAAATAAGAAATAAGGGAAAATATTTTAAATCTGGCGACTCAACCCTTTATTTCTTTATTTCTTGTTTCTCTATTTCTATTATAATTCTATCACATTTTAGCTGAAAAAGAAAAAACGACGGGTCAAAATCTGAACCGTCGTTGGTCTTGGGACATGTAATCGAGTGGGAGATCAGTCCTTCCTTTTTCCAAGCCAAGTTTTCAATTCGTTTGGCAAAAAGTTTGGAGATTATAGTGTCGTCAATCATTAGATAACCGTCTTGCGGTTTTCCAAAGGTTCTCAGGATGAAGTTTTGCAAGAGTATTTGCCAGCAAAAATTTTGTCCATTGAGAACCCTTGTAAGGCTATCATGACTACACTTGGCAATCTTGGACAATGACATACAACTAGCATTTTCAAAAACACACATTAAACCACTAAGGTAATTGATAACATTTTTAGGCAAAGTCATAGTTTTTGTTCTAGTTTTTAGTTTTTTAGGCTTTGCCTTTATTTTACGCTATTTTTTCAAGGTGCGTAATATCTGTAAATAAAAGAAATTTTGATTTTTCGTCTTGACTTCTGGGCAGAGGAGAATTAAAGAGGTGTTGTGTCCGTCTATAGCCTCAGCGAAGGCAGGAATACCTAGAAGTCGAGACACCTTAAATATATGGTTGGTTCTTTCTTTCAAAAACTGAAAAAAACCACAGCATAAATTATAAAGTTAAAAATAAATAACAAAATTCCAATAGTGAGACATCTTTTCTCAACTTTAAAATTTGTAATCGCATTCTCACTGTTGATCTTTTGACGATTCACCATACCTTTCTTTATGGTTTTAATTATATAACTCAATACTGCATAACTAATTAATCCTACAGATAAAATACCTAGGAAACCCAAAATCACATTGACTATTATTAAAATAACATGCCTTAAGTCGTTGCTTTCATATTCGGGTAGAGATATACCAGCTACAACTTCATATTTTTCATTACCTTTCTCAAAAATTATCGTTACTGTTTTATTCTGTGTGTCTATGTATTCATCTTTTAACCTACAAGGAGGCCAGCCGCCTCCGGCATAGTTAATTCTTGCATAATAACTTTTTCCTTTGTAGTCTTTTAAATCCTCATCTATACCAATTGTGAAGTTGCTATAGTATTTCCTTGAAACTGAGATTTTGTCATTCAAAATTTTGAAACCATCACTTTCATAAAATCCCACGTGACCACCATCCCAGCACTCTACATTTGTATAAAACACATCCTCTTCACAAGTATTTTTGAATTCTGGGATACCCCCACAATTTGATTTGGGAATACTTATACAATCCGGAAGATTGCTGGTTATAATATTAGGAGACAGTTCCTCACAGATAACTGCATGGGTTGCTTTGTGAGGTAAAATTAAACCAGAAATAAATAATGATAATAAGATAACTAATTTAATTGTTAACCTCATATAATCTATTAATTAAGAATATTCTTTCTAATTTTCCCCTTTATAAAAATCAGAATTTCCTACCTTTAAAAATCCTTCAATATTATATCAATAAAGAAAAATTTGATAAATAAGATTAAAGAAACTAAGAAATAGACCCGCCTGCCATCGCCACCAATGCTTTACAAGAAAGCATGAGGGGGGGGTTAATATTATTTTTTCTTTGGGCAATGTTAACTGGCAATGGCGGGCAGGGAAATTAAGAAATTAGGGATGGACTATTGGGCATTCTTAATTACTTCCCTTTATTTCTATTATCATTCTATCATATTTTACCAAGAAAAGAAAAAACAACGGGTCAAGATTGAACCGCCGTCTTTTTTCCTCTCTTTATTTCTCGCTCCCCATCACCCCCACTGGTTCTCGTGCCCGGATTGGGATTTTTTCTTTTTTGACTTTTACAGACTCACCCTCCACGCCATCCTCAACTATCATCTTCTCTTGAGTAATCTCAACAACCTGGGCTCTATGTATAATGAGCTGTTTATTATGGATAATGTTCTCTATAATGTTATCACTCCTGACATAATATCTAACAATGCTTTGAGTATCAATGTCAATATTAAAACCAACCACCCTGCCCAGGTGTCTGCCAGATTTAGTGT
It contains:
- a CDS encoding AAA family ATPase, producing MEQSSSKPTFLICPACQGKGQLGIGPCLSCNGHGVYSWTAGRLLYWGKKINNRDIWQRRISDIINKVFSGVLLLIGLLGLFFLLQFFLKVRDYGFIFDSLFHEKHPELLVFWFSAWVDLYIYYRLAGKKEPGKRNVLTAQIAEKTAAPLSWEDANQFGNKLKIDISHSFNAEALKAIEKAWQMAEKLKHREVEPLHLLGASLGFSKTALIFGRLGIPLQSLKDRISQAFLSFFVDKGALIEPELSLRFKQILLQSYVVALEKRHRKVNLFDVLISCALLETPTYEVLYDLEINEDKLRNVVVWIETQEELAKKRKRFSFLAQLKPKGAMNRAMTAIATPMLDTLGQDLTLLARNGYLGACVARDKETEDIFSILETKNGGVLLIGNPGTGRTTIIEGIAQRMVTEEVPKILEDKRLVSLSLSALVAGASKTGSVEERVAAVISEVRRSGNIILFIGDIHNMIGIQTTQGELDISEILAQILKSQGVIVLATTTPADYRRYLEGTALDEALEKVQISEPKGNQAIQILEVKSGSIEYRQQIFFSYDSIAETIKFADRYIHDRYLPEKAITILEQAAVAVRKNRGKDGIVQKEDIAKIISERTNIPVTKITEKESVKLLHLEEKIHERMVDQEPAVKAAASALRRARAQIRDIKRPIANLLFLGPTGVGKTQLSKIVASVYFGSEKNMIRLDMSEYQEQTSIERLIGDVGTKTPGFLTEAVRQTPFSLLLLDEIEKAHPDILNVFLQVMDDGRLTDAFGRTIDFTNIILIATSNAGSQYIQDQMRAGSVYETIKRGLLEQELKTYFRPEFLNRFDDIIVFKPLSRTEIEQIASLLLAEVQVQMQTKGISLEVTPDAVKELAEAGFDPQFGARPLRRVIQERVSNALAKVILQGEVGRRDVVILGAGDKIEIKKAKRL
- a CDS encoding helix-turn-helix domain-containing protein, coding for MYETTLKNLGLNQNEAEIYEILLELGPSTLQVLKGKKTDLSRGNIYNTFYSLRNKGLVVELKHKKKTIFQAETPDKLMDLLVRKEEGFLQDKKIWRIFCQI
- a CDS encoding PRC-barrel domain-containing protein; translated protein: MLITDKNLINLPVYTKSGRHLGRVVGFNIDIDTQSIVRYYVRSDNIIENIIHNKQLIIHRAQVVEITQEKMIVEDGVEGESVKVKKEKIPIRAREPVGVMGSEK
- a CDS encoding ATP-binding protein is translated as MIKLRYLQPTVTSDLKAKMVFVGGPRQVGKTTLAKYIGENDYKKYTYLNWDNREDRKVIIEGKFRAESTLIIFDEIHKYKQWKNYIKGEFDKYKNKFHILVTGSARLDLYRKGGDSLMGRYHYYRLHPFSLAESLLIKPRLKIFKELSFPDIKKDTAKTFEDLLTFGGFPEPFIKKDYKTLRRFHNERVDRLVKEDIRDIESVRDLSALQVLVEILPDKVGALLSLNALREDLEVTHKTIALWVDILEKFYYHFRIYPFSAKLIKSLRKEPKMYLWDWSQVKDEGARLENMIASHLLKLSHFLYDSQGYKVELFFLRDIEAREVDFLVAVNKKPWFAVEVKLSDQKPSKHLKYFMEKLNIPFTYQLVKNPDIDFWQDKVRIISADKFLTGLV